One Brassica napus cultivar Da-Ae chromosome A1, Da-Ae, whole genome shotgun sequence genomic region harbors:
- the LOC125583124 gene encoding protein DOWN-REGULATED IN DIF1 11-like translates to MEIKTIFMAFFIMTTLVSYAYPSSGQEDVAVEPLVNPGREFDTLDVISPASQDYNIYMLEIIPPKYKMYVETCMDKMEPIGKCGLYVIKEILTNEHVSRECCLKVVRAGKQCFIETNKLMFQFYQLKRFASQVSFKINEVWNRCSAKVESPSSSDDFTI, encoded by the coding sequence ATGGAGATTAAGACAATTTTCATGGCATTTTTCATAATGACCACTTTAGTATCATATGCGTACCCAAGTTCTGGTCAAGAAGATGTTGCCGTTGAACCACTGGTCAATCCAGGTCGCGAGTTTGATACATTGGATGTGATATCACCGGCTTCGCAagattacaatatttatatgcTAGAGATCATCCCACCAAAATACAAAATGTATGTCGAAACCTGCATGGACAAGATGGAACCCATTGGAAAATGTGGTCTCTATGTTATTAAAGAGATTCTTACAAATGAACATGTTTCAAGAGAGTGTTGTCTGAAGGTAGTAAGAGCTGGAAAACAATGCTTCATCGAGACTAATAAGTTGATGTTTCAATTTTATCAACTCAAACGCTTTGCTTCTCAAGTTTCTTTCAAAATTAATGAGGTTTGGAACAGATGTTCTGCAAAAGTTGAAAGTCCTTCATCATCTGATGATTTCACGATTTAG
- the LOC125583104 gene encoding protein DOWN-REGULATED IN DIF1 11-like, translating into METKTIFMAFFIMTTLVSSAYPSSGQEDVDVEPLVNPGHEFDTLDVISPASQDYNIYMLEIIPPKYKMYVETCMDKMEPIGKCGLYVIKEILTNEHVSRECCLKVVRAGKQCFIETNKLMFQFYQLKRFASQVFFKINEVWNRCSAEVESPSSSDDLTI; encoded by the coding sequence ATGGAGACTAAGACAATTTTCATGGCATTTTTCATAATGACCACTTTAGTATCATCTGCGTATCCAAGTTCTGGTCAAGAAGATGTTGACGTTGAACCACTGGTCAATCCAGGTCATGAGTTTGATACATTGGATGTGATATCACCAGCTTCACAagattacaatatttatatgcTAGAGATCATCCCACCAAAATACAAAATGTATGTCGAAACCTGCATGGACAAGATGGAACCCATTGGAAAATGTGGTCTCTACGTTATTAAAGAGATTCTTACAAATGAACATGTTTCAAGAGAGTGTTGTCTGAAGGTAGTAAGAGCTGGAAAACAATGCTTCATCGAGACTAATAAGTTGATGTTTCAATTTTATCAACTCAAACGCTTTGCTTCTcaagtttttttcaaaattaatgagGTTTGGAACAGATGTTCTGCAGAAGTTGAAAGTCCTTCATCATCTGATGATTTGACGATTTAG
- the LOC125583065 gene encoding protein DOWN-REGULATED IN DIF1 11-like: MDTKTIFMVFFVMTTLVSYVYPSSGQEDVDDEPLVHPGREFDSLDTISPASQDYNIYMLENLPPKYKMYLETCMDKMKPIGKCGFEDVIKEILTNEPVSRECCMKVVSAGKECYLEISKLMFRLYQLKRFASQVSLEINEVWNRCSAEVESPSSSADFAI, encoded by the coding sequence ATGGATACTAAGACAATTTTCATGGTATTTTTCGTAATGACCACTTTAGTATCATATGTGTATCCAAGTTCTGGTCAAGAAGACGTTGACGATGAACCACTGGTCCATCCGGGTCGCGAGTTTGATTCATTGGATACGATATCACCGGCTTCGCAagattacaatatttatatgcTAGAGAACCTCCCACCAAAGTACAAAATGTATCTTGAAACCTGCATGGACAAGATGAAGCCCATTGGGAAATGTGGTTTTGAAGATGTTATTAAAGAGATCCTTACGAATGAGCCTGTTTCAAGAGAGTGTTGTATGAAGGTAGTAAGCGCTGGAAAAGAATGCTACTTGGAGATTAGTAAGTTGATGTTTCGATTGTATCAACTCAAACGCTTTGCTTCTCAAGTTTCTTTAGAAATTAATGAGGTTTGGAATAGATGTTCTGCAGAAGTTGAAAGTCCTTCATCATCTGCTGATTTTGCGATTTAG
- the LOC125583039 gene encoding protein DOWN-REGULATED IN DIF1 11-like, with translation METKTIFMAFFFIITLVSSAYPNLGQEDIDNEPLVNPGREFDTLDAISPASQDYNNYMLENLPSKYITYLETCGKNMGPSGTVKCNVDVLKEILTNKPISRECCQKVVKAGKECYMEIRKLMFRLYQLKHFASKVSFKINKVWNRCSAEVESPPSSHDDTNELS, from the coding sequence ATGGAGACTAAGACAATTTTCATGGCATTTTTCTTTATCATCACTTTGGTATCATCTGCGTATCCAAATTTAGGCCAAGAAGATATTGACAATGAACCACTGGTCAATCCCGGTCGCGAGTTTGATACATTAGATGCGATATCGCCGGCTTCACAAGATTACAATAATTATATGCTAGAGAACCTCCCATCAAAATACATAACGTATCTCGAAACTTGCGGGAAAAATATGGGGCCTAGTGGTACTGTGAAATGTAATGTAGATGTTCTTAAAGAGATTCTTACGAATAAACCCATTTCCAGAGAATGTTGCCAAAAGGTAGTAAAAGCTGGAAAAGAATGCTACATGGAGATTAGAAAGCTTATGTTTCGATTGTATCAACTCAAACACTTTGCTTCTAAAGTTTCTTTCAAAATCAACAAGGTTTGGAATAGATGTTCTGCTGAAGTTGAAAGTCCTCCATCATCTCATGATGACACGAATGAGTTATCTTGA